In Gigantopelta aegis isolate Gae_Host chromosome 2, Gae_host_genome, whole genome shotgun sequence, the sequence ctagcattttgttttgtttaaaactattttatttaaccccaaaatttaaaatagtgtttatatattttgaaatacataATGTGAAACACATTTTCAGGCAGTTTGTAGAAACATGGTTAATGCAAGATTCATGCAATGGAACCTTAAACACAATTCCAAGGACACAATTTTGTCATGGCCACGTGTTCAGTAAGAATTATTACTTTAGAATTCTCAACTGACTTTCACAGGTAAAACTGAAGCTTTATGATGAATTCTTAGTCTGAATTTCACAATGAAGTTGAAGTTTATCATGAATCCTTAGTCTGAATTTCAGAAATAAAACTGAAGCTTTATGATTTCAGAAATAAAGTTGAAGCTTTACTTTATGATTTCAGAAATAAAGATGAAACATTATGCAGAATATTTGGTGTAAATTTTGTTACTGAAGTTGTAGCTTTGTGATGAATCCTTGGTCTGAATTTCACAAATAAAACTGAAGcttcattgtaaatatttagtctgaacttcataaataaaattgaaacttCATGATAAATATGTAGTCTGAATATCACAAATAATGTTGAAGATTTATCATGAATCCTTGAACTGAATGTCACAAATAAAGTTGAAGCTTCATAATAAATAAGTAGTTttaatttcataaataaaactgaaactTCATGATAAATATGTAGTCTGAATATCACAAATAAAGTTGAAGCTCCATAATAAATATTTGGTCTGAATTTCACAAATAATTGAATTTTACAGTATGATGAGCTGAGTTTCACAAATATAAAGATGATGCTTTATGGTGAATCCTTGGTCTGAATTTCACAAATAAAGTTGAAGCTTCATGATAAATATTTAGTCTGTATATTGGAGATTAATAATGAATCCTTGGTCTAAATTTCACAAATAATGTTCAGTGTTTATGATTATTtcacaaatataaaaatgagGCTTTATGATGAATCATTTGTCTGAATTTCACAAATAAAGTTCAATCTTTATAATGATTTCACAAATATAAAGATGAGGCTTTATGATGAATCCATTGTCTGGATTTCACAAATGAAGTTGAACTGTTCTGTACAGATCTTTATGATTAATTCTTGTTCTGGATCTCACAAGTAAAGTTGAAGTGCTGTGTACAGATCTTTATGACGAATCTTTGGTCTGGATCTCACAAATGAAGTTGAAAGCTTTATGATGAATCCTTGGTCTGGATTTCACAAATAAAGTTAAGTGTTCTGTACAAATATTAATGATGAATCCTTGGTTTGAATGTCACAAATGAAGTTGAAGTGCTGTGTACAGATCTTTATGATGAATCCTTCGTctgaatctcacaaatgaagTTAAGTGTTCTGTACAAATATTTATGAGGAATCCTTGGActgaatctcacaaatgaagTTGAAGCACTGTGTACAGATGTTTATAAGGAATCCTTGGTCTTGATCGTGTACAGATTTTTATGATGAAGCCTTGGTCTGGATCTCACAAATAAAGTTGAAGTGCTGTGTACAGATCTTTATGATGAATCTTTGGTCTTGATCTCACAAATGAAGTTGAAAGCTTTATGATGAATCCTTGGTCTGGATCTCACAAATGAAGTTGAAGCGCCGTGTACAGATCTGGTCGTGCCACAGGTGATCGTCCTCGGCCTTGAGCAGCATGCACTGCGACCCGTCCTCGTTGGGCTCGCCCTCGCCCCACTTGATGAACGTGAACGGCTTGGTGTAGAACTGCGATGTCCACATCCACTGTCTGGTGGTGCCCAAGAAACTCCCACTCGTCCACCACCCGGCCTCACGGTTTATAGCTAAAATTAAacgaaagaaaggaatattttaagcTATGACCAGtgacattacattttataaaatcatacatacatacatacatacatacatacatacatacatacatacatacatacatacatacacgcacacgcacacgcacatgcacacgcacgcacacaaacacacacatacacacacacaaacacacacacacatacacatacacatacacacacacacacacacacacaatcagacatacagacatacactcatacatacacaaacacaacacattttatttatggttatatggcatcggacatatggttaaggaccacacagatattaagagaggaaactcactgtcaccacttcatgggctactcttttcaattagcagcaagggatcttttatatacaccatcccacagacaggatagtacacactacagcctttgttacaccagttgtggagcactggctagaataagaaatagcctaatgggcccattgatgggAATCAatcacacatcaagcgagagctgtaccactgagctacatcccaccaccctggcatttaaataatgtttttattaactacCCATACTCAAAATGGCAATtgcattttttattatatcttACACAGTGTGATTTCATTTGgcataaaaaaaactataaatacTCAACCCCAccctcatcccccccccccccccccaaaaaaaaagaagaaaagaaaaaaagaagtaagtTGTAGATGTTCAATTTAGGGTAGTGCTACTGACAGTTTGGGTTGTTTTGACGCATGCAAATGTGTGTGATATGTATTACtatatattgttatagtaaGTCGACATAcagttgaaaatatttttgaataaaAAACCCTTTAAGTTCATGGAGTATATTCACGGTTCGATAGGTACCTTCCTATAACTGTGGCTGCTTTGAAAAACCATTGATTGGATTTTCTTTTGAATTTCACAACACATAAGCCATATAAGTTTGTAACATGGTACAGAAGTTTTCGCATTGACATTTACTTGCATTCAATATATactgagataaaaaaaataagggatcacTTTGTACTGTACCCCAAATTTCAGTCACTATCAGCATTGTAATTTATGTATAAAGTATAAAGTATAAAGATGTAATGTGTGAGACTGAATGtgagtaatgtgagactgaatgtgagtaatgtgagactgaatgtcagtaatgtgagactgaatgtcagtaatgtgagtaatgtgagactgaatgtcagtaatgtgagattgaaagtcagtaatgtgaaattgaatgtcagtaatgttagaTTGAAAGTCAGTAATGTGAAAtcgaatgtcagtaatgtaagactgaatgtcagcaatgtgtgactgaatgccagtaatgtgagattgaatgttagtaatgtgagactgaatgccagtaatgtgagactgaatgtcagtaatgtgaaattgaatgtcagtaatgtgagactgaatgtcagcaatgtgagattgaatgtcagcaatatgtgactgaatgtcagcaatatgagattgaatgtcagtaatgtgaatgtcagtaatgtgtgactgaatgtcagtaatgtgagattgaatgtcagtaatgtgaaatCGAATGTCAGCAATatgtgactgaatgtcagtaatgtgagactgaatgtcagtaatgtgaaatcgaatgtcagcaatgtgagatggaatgtcagtaatgtgagatggaatgtcagtaatgtgaaatCGAATGTCAGCAATATGTGAGACTGAATATCAgcaatgtgagactgaatgtcagcaatgtgagatggaatgtcagtaatgtgagatggaatgtcagtaatgtgagactgaatgtcagtaatgtgagactgaatgccagtaatgtgagactgaatgtcagtaatgtgaaattgaatgtcagtaatgtgagactgaatgtcagcaatgtgagattgaatgtcagcaatatgtgactgaatgtcagcaatatgagattgaatgtcagtaatgtgaatgtcagtaatgtgtgactgaatgtcagtaatgtgagattgaatgtcagtaatgtgaaatCGAATGTCAGCAATatgtgactgaatgtcagtaatgtgagactgaatgtcagtaatgtgaaatcgaatgtcagtaatgtgagatggaatgtcagtaatgtgagatggaatgtcagtaatgtgaaatCGAATGTCAGCAATATGTGAGACTGAATATCAgcaatgtgagactgaatgtcagcaatgtgagatggaatgtcagtaatgtgagactgaatgtcagtaatatgtgactgaatgtcagcaatgtgagatggaatgtcagtaatgtgagactgaatatcagtaatgtgaaatCGAATGTCAGCAGTATGTgtctgaatgtcagtaatgtgagactgaatgtcagcaatgtgagatggaatgtcattaatgtgatactgaatgtcagtaatgtgtgactgaatgtcagtaatgtgagattgaatgtcagtaaggTGAAATCGAATGTCAGCAATatgtgactgaatgtcagtaatgtgagattgaatgtcagtaaggtgagactgaatgtcagtaatgtgtgactgaatgtcagcaatatgtgactgaatgtcagtaatgtgagatggaatgtcattaatgtgatactgaatgtcagttatgtgtgactgaatgtcagtaatgtgagattgaatgtcagtaaggTGAAATCGAATGTCAGCAATatgtgactgaatgtcagtaatgtgagattgaatgtcagtaaggtgagactgaatgtcagtaatgtgtgactgaatgtcagcaatatgtgactgaatgtcagtaaggtgagactgaatgtcagtaatgtgtgactgaatgtcagcaatatgtgactgaatgtcagtaatgtgagattgaatgtcagtaatgtgaaatCGAATGTCAGCAATATGTGACTGAATATCAGCAATgggagattgaatgtcagtaatatgagactgaatgtcagtaatgtgaaatGGAATGTTGGTAACACGGTTAACTTCCTAATTCTGTGGATTAGGATTTCGGTTGCAGTTACCATGCTAATAGAAACTGAAATatggtctacaataccaagtgtcccttctttctctcagtatatgtaCAGAATACAGCCAAATGCTTGCACAAGTTTCCCTTTCTGAACTCATGAACCTTCAACTGGACATTTACCTGAAAACATAGACCCTTGTAAATGACTTTTCAGGGTGGggcagggtggggggggggtggagtcACAATCACTGATGGAGTTGGACACAGTCTCTTGTGGGAGGGGGACACAAGTCagattttattctttatttatctCGATTAGGACCAAAAAAACCCTATACATGCTCccgaaataattaaatatccaAACCAACCAACAGTTGATGCACACATCAATGATATGTGTaactaatattattttattagtttgcCCCTTCACCACCCCTTGCCCCCTAAAACATCAAGAAAATAGCTATGCCCCTGGCATGTTGTTCACGATATCCTGTTGCATAATTTACTATAGAGCTATGGTCTGAGTCAATAGCACAGTGAATAGCATGCCATCAAAATGAACCTTTGCGTATCGATTGTtccataaatatgtttttatgtgaGGTCTGAATGGGACAGCTGACATGCGTTATAGCTTGCTCATTCTAAAGAAAGATTTAATTTCTAAAACCTTCAGAGTATGAAGTAATAACTGAAGTTGCCTGGTGCCATTTTGATATTTCTGAGGCAAATTAAATATGCAACAGCAATCCATAATCACTTTTGTGGCAGTGTATAGGTTTCTTAGCCTGAATAAAAAAgagcatgtttaaaaaaaatgtatatatttgttttatttttatttcttacacacccgttggtgagaacatcattccttattttaaataacacatggattgtttacacacgtacgtgtgttaacaatttcaagacatacgactggctgctcctaggtgaagaccaggggcctaattcacaaaggctgctagacaacaaagcatcctctttgcaagtctttttgcattgcactgcgatatctcaaagttgtgagagtttagtgaattaggccccaagTCACCAGTGCGTTGCATCCTATGAAAAATAACACAGTGGAagtcgattacattgtgacgtatagttaacacCTGgaaatcatgtgtctgtgacgtgtaagtgcaatggctgtaaataacttttagtcaaaaagatgttaaaatgtgcttaaaacctggtttttgaggatatgtaagaaatagactACTatatttgtgtccgttagataccatttatctcacaactcgtttaaaaacgtaacaaactcgctttcgctcgtggGCCCctggggctatttctcattccagcccttgcaccatgactggtatatcaaagtccatggtatgtgctatcctgtctcctaatagaaaaacataaacattttgtttaaccataaacatttttttaaagaaatattaaattaataaaggaaACATCTAACACATCTGTTTGCTCGTTTGTgtaatatttcaacattaaCTTCAACATGCAAAGaactattataaataatattgagcaatatgtttacaaattctacaaataaacaacttacctagattattttttatgaaaaatGTCAACAAGAAATGCTCTTTGACAGTTCCCATGGCAACAAGGTCACTGTCAAATGCCATACAGAAGTCTTTGGCATTGTACCAGGAGGTGTTAAACTTGGAGAACAGGTAACAGGATGGCCAGTTCTTCAAACCGACGAAATGATCCGGGCAGCCATTATTCCGTTCCAGTGACCGTCTCTGATGGCTGCTGCCAGTCATAGCATCTATCTTCTTGTCAAGTTTTCGCCACCAGCGTAAAATACGCACGGACATTTGTTCCGTTATTCGGATGAGTTTCTTCGACAGTTGGTGAAAATCTTTTGGTGTCAGTGGTGCGTTTTCCAGTCTCTCTAGAGTGACACTGTCAGCCCTTTTCCGTCTTGATGTTGACTGCTTCTTGCAAATCTCTGTTGATCGGATTTGGACGTTATATATGCATTCGTCTATCATGACATCACAGGAATTAGTTCTTTCTGAATATGTTTCAGATGTCTGAAGAAGAAATGCTAAAAACAGGCACCAAAAACATGTAACAGAAACTTCCATTTTGAAAGGAAACAAAAGTTATGTTCTAAATACTTGATGGATGCATTTGATGTCTTGATGTTCTTTTGCAAATCTTCATCTTGTAGTTATGCACAATTATTAAAACACAAGATCcaacattaaaaagaaaaaatgtttttgttcatttgATATTTAAAGTGGTATATccaaaacatcaatataaaatgtcaaCTATTTGACTTTTTTCATCCTTCACACAACAAATTTCATAATTCTCAGATGTCAGTTCTTTTGTCCATCTCATAAGAAAACCTTTTAGCCCATTTTGTTTTCTACTGCCACTTCACTAATAGTGCAGCTTCCACCCTAGGAGCTCCAACCAGTATTCTAAATACTCTATATCATGTGAGAcagaaataaaagttttaaagtgTTACTGCCACAAGCTAGTAAAATACTAACAAGTTCCTCTCCGACTGAAAGTGTAAGCTGGTACACCTGAGAACTTTGTTCTGCTCTTTTCTTTTTGTACAGCTTTGTCTTTCTTTTATCCAAATCGAAATTGTATGGAAATTGCTTTCCATAAATCTCTAGAGACACAAACATGGAACACAGGCCAGGAGTTGGCCACCCATTACTTGTGGCTTGACTCGTGCATAATTGACTTGTTTCCCTAGCCGGCGATATTTCTTTTTGCACAAAAAGTTCTCACACTTTGGAATGAGCTTAATGTCTAGTCTCTGTAAGACGTCTTTGTGTGGCGTGAGACCATCATAGTTCATTATTGATTATCATGTTAATAAGCAGACTGCTCCTCAATGCTTTCTTTGGGGGATTCAATGCACAACAGGCTCAGTGTAGTATTGTGCATGTATGTCGACGGATTACCGCGGCTTACACATTGGTTTCAGTTGTTGGCTTTTCTGAAGGAGGGGATGGTCCTAAGGGAGGATTAGTTCAGTTTGCACCTTGTTTTGAATTGTTGGCTTTTCTGACTAAGGGGGTGGTCCTAATTGAAGAATTAGCTGGGTCTGCACCTTGTTTTGAATTGTTGGCTTTTCTGACTAAGGGGGTGGTCTTAAGGGAAGAATTAGCTGGGTCTGCACCTTGTTTTGAATTGTTGGCTTTTCTGACTAAGGGGGTGGTCTTAAGGGAAGAATTAGCTGGGTCTGCACCTTGTTTTGAATTGTTGGCTTTTCTGACTAAGGGGGTGGTCTTAAGGGAAGAATTAGCTGGGTCTGCACCTTGTTTTGAATTGTTGGGTTTGCTGACTAAGGGAGTGTTTGAGAGAATGTGCAAGTGCATCTAGCAATGAACTTTTAAATGATAATGCTGTTGTTGTAAGCTGAGTAAATGACTTGGCTTTTTAATTCCACTATGATGTTTGTTAGCTGAGGTTTTGTAACACCAATTTGTCTGGAATCCTTAAGTCCATTATCCAGTGTGtgtcaatgttttatttgaaatctgtcttctcctagagtttttattgaattgttctgaaacttggaaCAATGATCCTTTGGGGAAGTCtgcacaaactaatagagagacatgaaaaacgtttttttaattttttattattattattattaatttttttttaaatggacattTTGAAAGTCAGAAATCTCCTATAGAGTTTTGATTGGACATTTCTAAACCTCAATACAGTGATTCTTATGGgaagtcttcacaaactaatacagagatattttggaaattttaaatttgtgaattattattaaattttaaaaatttaaatagaaTTTTAAATTGAAGATTGAAAAGGATATCATCTCCTAGAGTTTTGactggatagttctgaaactgtTCAGTGATTCTCAAGGGCAGTTTTCACCAACTCTACCGGTAACAGGATGATATTTaagaaatttttaattttataaaagtaattttaaatgCGAAATTTGAAAGTCTATATTTTCCTGGAGTTTTGATTGGATACATGTAGTTCTGAAACATGGTACCATGATTCTCTTGAGCAGTTTCATTAAACCAGTAGTGAGATTTTTTTGAAgtttagaatttttattaatttttattaatttttcttttttaaatggaaatttaacattgaaaatttgaAAGTCTCTCAACTAGagacaaaattgaaaattaaatagcggAGCTCTCTAAgccagtacatgtattattactaatttgtaaaataattgaataCAACAAACTGAACTAGTAAATAGTTTtgatgtttaaattttaaaagtacatACGCCTAACACACTCCTACCAAAAACAAATAAGGAAACTAAATTAAAGATTTGACTCCTCGGCATTCTATAACCATGCAATGCCATTTGGTATCTGTAGTATCCGACTTAAATTTGTTTCCTTTGTAAATTTTCTAACCAGGGTGCAGCATCAAGcctaatgtttaattaattttgattttataattggttttatttcaaataatatcttgttccagtcagtgaaacatgactagtatatcaaagcctgtggtatgtgcaatcctctCTGTGGagtggtgcatgtaaaagatcccttgcaactaatggaaaaatgtagcaggtttcctctctaaaattatatgtaaaaattaccaaatgtttgctacccaatagccaatatgataaataaatcaaatgtgctctggtggtgttgttaaataaaacaaactttaactttcaaataatagtacagtgaaaccgaATACCcagggggcggaacgtagcccagtggaacagcgctcgcttgatgcacagccgctctgtgatcgatccccgttagtgggcccattgggctatttctcgttccaaccagtgcaccatgactggtatatcaaaggctgtggtactaccctgtctgtgggatggtgcatataaaagatcccttgctgctagtcgaaaagagtagcccatgacgtggcgacagcaggtccttaaccatatgtctgatgccatataaccgtaaataaaatgtgttgagtgcatcgttaaataaaacatctctttccttctttctttctttccgaaTACCCATGGGACCAAGACAAAAGTCCACTTTTAAGAGGTATCCTGTTTAAAAAGGTTATTTTTTGTACTGGTATTTTCAAGGTGGATGtgaaaaacgtccagttttgagggaattctggtttacagaggatAGAGGTGAGATGAAACAGGACTTCTGATGGTGTATACTGCTAAAGCAGGACATGTATctagtttaattattattatatacaatagaaTCTCATTGTGTCGAACTcagaagggtcgaatacactaCAACGCTCAAATCAAAAACGAAGTCCAGAGTTACAGTTACatgatgttgaccgaatggtaggtcaaactacccgatgggtcgaacactttatCAGGCACcaacggggttcgagccaatgggattcaactgttactatattttatttattttctaaccAGGGTGCAGCGTCTAGTCTGGTGTTTGCTGATGGACAGAGATTCGCGTTCATCAACATCACTCTGATCAACAACAACATCCCCGAGCCCGACAAGACCTTCACTGTTCAGCTGGCCAACCCGCGGTTCGGAGCCGCCGTTGGACTCGGTTCCCGGGCAACCATAACCATAGACGCCTCTGACGGTGCGTATGGAATATACCAGTTTGCAGAAAGTGCCTTGAATACAAGCGCCCAGGAAACCGGAGATGTCGGGTACAACCCTGCCAAGATAGAGGTGAGATGAAACAGAACTTCTCATAGTATATACtgctaaaacaaatatatgtctGGCAGAGT encodes:
- the LOC121386420 gene encoding C-type lectin domain family 4 member K-like, translating into MEVSVTCFWCLFLAFLLQTSETYSERTNSCDVMIDECIYNVQIRSTEICKKQSTSRRKRADSVTLERLENAPLTPKDFHQLSKKLIRITEQMSVRILRWWRKLDKKIDAMTGSSHQRRSLERNNGCPDHFVGLKNWPSCYLFSKFNTSWYNAKDFCMAFDSDLVAMGTVKEHFLLTFFIKNNLAINREAGWWTSGSFLGTTRQWMWTSQFYTKPFTFIKWGEGEPNEDGSQCMLLKAEDDHLWHDQICTRRFNFICEIQTKDSS